One Ananas comosus cultivar F153 linkage group 1, ASM154086v1, whole genome shotgun sequence DNA window includes the following coding sequences:
- the LOC109722439 gene encoding nuclear speckle RNA-binding protein B-like: MDPFEPTKERPSPRRELQGPRPTPLKVRKDSHKIKKPPVAPAQPQHGALPVQQRPPVIIYTVSPKVIHTHPSEFMSLVQRLTGASSSSSSSASASVSAFASTSASAFASDKGEALSPAARLAVIERPQGRVVTPRGNMPSQVDGAVDVLDQLGFQGGARLLDRTGSFPGILSPVPSTLPAIPPNFFSPLPEMNSLNFLHELSPAFHTFNKSNISTENNNMAMVSPSFFLTTPFAPSPNAYWDLFQQYQDT, translated from the coding sequence ATGGATCCCTTTGAACCGACAAAGGAGAGGCCGTCGCCACGACGAGAGCTGCAAGGGCCCCGGCCGACACCTCTCAAGGTGCGAAAGGACTCCCACAAGATCAAGAAGCCGCCGGTGGCTCCAGCCCAGCCCCAACATGGCGCTTTGCCAGTGCAGCAGCGGCCCCCGGTCATTATCTACACGGTCTCACCGAAGGTCATCCACACCCACCCTAGCGAGTTCATGTCGCTCGTCCAACGCCTAACCGgagcttcctcctcctcctcctcctccgcttctGCTTCTGTCTCCGCTTTTGCTTctacttctgcttctgcttttgcttcTGATAAAGGGGAAGCGCTTTCGCCGGCAGCTAGGTTAGCTGTGATCGAGCGACCGCAAGGAAGAGTCGTCACACCGAGGGGCAACATGCCAAGTCAAGTCGACGGTGCGGTGGATGTTCTCGATCAGCTAGGGTTTCAAGGTGGTGCAAGGTTATTGGATAGAACCGGATCGTTTCCGGGGATCCTGTCCCCCGTCCCTTCGACCCTACCTGCGATACCTCCGAACTTCTTCTCGCCGCTCCCGGAAATGAATTCCTTAAACTTCTTACATGAGCTAAGCCCAGCTTTTCATACTTTTAACAAGAGTAACATTTCTACAGAGAACAACAACATGGCCATGGTTAGTCCCAGCTTTTTCTTAACAACTCCTTTTGCACCTTCCCCTAATGCTTATTGGGATCTCTTCCAACAATACCAGGATACTTAG